The sequence CCTTTGATCTGCAGTTATCTGCGCGAGTACATTAGCAGCCTGAACGCCACCCATCACGGAAATGCGGGAATTTGGCCACATGTAAAGAAAACGTGGCGAATACGCACGGCCACACATACCGTAGTTACCAGCGCCATAAGAACCTCCGATAATAACTGTGAATTTTGGCACATTCGCGCAAGCCACAGCTGTAACCATTTTAGCGCCATTCTTTGCGATACCATTGGCCTCTGCATCACGGCCTACCATAAACCCTTTTTGGAGAAAAGAGAAACGAACACtagcatttcaaaaaatatatttagaattGTTTCTTTGACTGTAACTTACCGGTAATATtctgcaaaaatatcaatggtatATTACGTTGAGCACACAACTGAATAAAATGAGCGCCTTTAAGAGCACTTTCCGAAAAGAGTACACCATTATTGCCGATTATGCCCACTGTATGACCATAAAGTTTGGCAAACCCGCATACCAAAGTTTCACCATATAGTTTCTTGAATTCTGTAAAACGGCTCCCATCGACTATACGTGCTATGACCTCACGCACGTCAAAACTCTTGGTTAGTGTGGTACCTACAATTCCATACAAATCACGTTGGCCATACTTTGGCTCTTCAATTAACTCCATGTTGTCAGCCTTTATTGATTTGCTCGCCTTTTGACTTGAGTACAACAACTGTTCATTGTAACTATTTGTTGAGGGAAAGTTTAAGTTTCGCACAACTTGTCTGGCCAAATACAGAGCGTGTTCATCATCAACAGCATAATGATCAGTCACTCCGGAAGTTTTACAATGTAAATCAGCACCGCCCAAGTCCTCAGCAGAAACCTCTTCACCGGTAGCAGCTTTTACCAACGGCGGTCCTGCTAGAAATATAGTACCTTGCCGTTTTACAATAATGCTTTCATCTGCCATTGCGGGAACATATGCTCCTCCAGCAGTGCAGCTGCCCATTACAACTGCAATTTGTGGAATACCTAATGCAGACATGGTGGCTTGATTATAGAAGATGCGCCCGAAATGCAGCTTGTCGGGAAATACGTCCGCCTGGCGTGGCAAGTTTGCACCACCTGAATCTACTAAGTATATACAAGGTAGACGATTTTCTCGAGCAATCTCCTGGGCGCGCAAATGTTTTTTCACAGTTATTGGATAGTAGGAACCTCCTTTAACCGTAGCATCATTGGCAACGACCACACATTCAGTTCTGTAATATGttagtttttgttaaattattactcgaagtacatatataaaaacacAATTCATACCCACACACCCTGCCAATACCAGTAACGATACCACCAGAGTTCACAATTTCTTTCCCGTAGAGTTCATAGCCTGCCAAAGTGCTTAATTCCAGAAATGATGATCCTCTGTCCAGCAATAAATTAACGCGTTCCCTGGCTAATAGTTTGCCTCGTGAAGTATGACGCTCGTTTGCTGTAGGGCCACCACCGCCCAGAACCTTCTGAGTGATGTCGTTCAactcatttaccaatttagtcatttgattaaaattttcctGCAAATTTTCATTAGTACATACATTGCTTTAATTAAAGATACTGTATTTTATCAAACCTTAAACTCATGGGAGGTTTTATCAATTGAGGTTGACAAATTATCTGCATCGCCAACATGCAAAAGCCGCACTGTGCATCGAGAGAAATGCTGTGTAATATGATTTCTAAATGCCGATACTAACttcaacataattttttgatattgacAAAGTAAATTAAACTAACAACAACAGAAGGGATTACCAGCTAAATCTAATGCTGAACAAAGTTACATCACCTGCGATAGCACTGATAACGTGATCAGCTGTTCTGAGTGGAAAGGTCGCAGATCGATATACGTTATAAATCGTGATCGATaacagaaacatttttaatatgcataatttttgcaagtgaGCGTTCGTTAAGGCAAACAATTATCCATCTAGATCTAATGCTGAACAAAGTTACATCACCTGCGATATCACTGATAACGTGATCAGCTGTTCTGAGTGGAAAGGTCGCAGATCGATATACGCTATAAATCGTGATCGATaacagaaacatttttaatatgcaTAATTTTTGCAAGTTAGCGTTCGTTAAGGCAAACAATTATCCATCTAGATCTAATGCTGAACAAAGTTACATCACCTGCGATATCACTGATAACGTGATCAGCTGTTCTAAGTGGAAAGGTCGTAGATCGATATACGTTATAAATCGTGATCGATAACAGACAAATTTTTAATGTgcataatttttgcaagtgaGCGTTCGTTAAGGCAAACAATTATCCATCACTTAAAATTTGAGAGAACGAAGCGATGGTTCAAAGCAAGAAAGCACTTATTTTGTGCTGGAGAAATTTTTGCCAGCAAAAATTATCGTTCACGAAAATATTTGATCTGTagcaaggcgaattgaatacagttactttatttttcgcgatttaaTAACTATAACTTCAGGCtccttaataaacaaaacaaacaaaagaagcagaaattgcatgtttgtgaaaattcaggtAATTTCCAGCCGAATGATCAGTGCAGTGTTGGAACTCATTCTTTCAGACGCCTGTACATCAAAGAATGAGTTCTTTGAGGATACTGCGCTACTCAGAGTCTAGTCCATTCCGACAGTATCAATAATGTATGTATACTATCTATATGAATATAGTACATTGACTATGTTATAGCTataagatatgtatgtacattgtaaaaacttaaaaattgaaaactattAATTTGTTTGATTATACACACATATCTATGTAGGactgttaattttttacaataagctatatatatatgtatgtataacttataatttaagaaataccACCTTTTTTGAGATATTAAGGTAATATCTTTTTTTCTtccattattaaaattttacattttctggTTATTCTTCAAtgattgttaattttgttttggtttacttttttgtttcgaTTTGATAGCTAATTTCGATAAATTTCCGCAAAAAATTAGGGATTACATTAGAGATTACCGGTAATTCAAACTGAATGACTTCCAAATGAGGTAATGcgttctcaaaattttttatggcaAACTACGTAATTCGAATGATAGCTGAATTACAAATGAGAGGGCGAATTATAAATGGGAGAACGAATTCGGTACATGAATACAGCACAAGTGAGAATTCACTCCCAAAGAGTAGAAAAAGCACTTAATAACAGattccacaaaaaaatatatttgtctgTTTACACGAAGTTCAATCAT is a genomic window of Anastrepha ludens isolate Willacy chromosome 6, idAnaLude1.1, whole genome shotgun sequence containing:
- the LOC128865681 gene encoding probable methylcrotonoyl-CoA carboxylase beta chain, mitochondrial, whose product is MLKLVSAFRNHITQHFSRCTVRLLHVGDADNLSTSIDKTSHEFKENFNQMTKLVNELNDITQKVLGGGGPTANERHTSRGKLLARERVNLLLDRGSSFLELSTLAGYELYGKEIVNSGGIVTGIGRVCGTECVVVANDATVKGGSYYPITVKKHLRAQEIARENRLPCIYLVDSGGANLPRQADVFPDKLHFGRIFYNQATMSALGIPQIAVVMGSCTAGGAYVPAMADESIIVKRQGTIFLAGPPLVKAATGEEVSAEDLGGADLHCKTSGVTDHYAVDDEHALYLARQVVRNLNFPSTNSYNEQLLYSSQKASKSIKADNMELIEEPKYGQRDLYGIVGTTLTKSFDVREVIARIVDGSRFTEFKKLYGETLVCGFAKLYGHTVGIIGNNGVLFSESALKGAHFIQLCAQRNIPLIFLQNITGFMVGRDAEANGIAKNGAKMVTAVACANVPKFTVIIGGSYGAGNYGMCGRAYSPRFLYMWPNSRISVMGGVQAANVLAQITADQRKRAGKSFTEEEANQLKAPIIEAFEKEGSPYYSTARLWDDGIIDPANTRLVLGLSLKAALNNAGQSTRFGVFRM